The following are from one region of the Bradyrhizobium sediminis genome:
- a CDS encoding ABC transporter substrate-binding protein — translation MSSKKLSRRQFVAATALSSAALISAPYIRTANAAGKLNIGFWDHWVPGANKASTELVNQWAEKEKVEVTIDYIPSQGSKNTLTIAAEAAAKSGHDILAMPTWWPHAHAEQLEPMNDVVEALIKQNGEVNGTVKYLGKAGDKWLAVPACVGSQIKGPCSRIDLMKQHAGIDVQAMYPAGAPPKADAWTTDAFLKAAEACQKGGVPFGIGLGETSDSVDTVGAFFLSFGAEVVDVKGNVVVKNDNVRQVLEFYKKLMAFLPSDAPAWDDGSNNRWLVSGKGALIMNPPSAWAVAKRDAPKIAEQCWTHGFPVGPKGRFAPFLPYFWGVWSFSKNKEAAKSVLMHLSQPAAVEKMVAASGGYDLPAFEKLTTLKTWAEEGPPKGTLYHYPNPHKHQLLSISASPAPPKIAQQIYTRATLTKMCVRFYQGEPMEKTLAWAEGELEGFMRS, via the coding sequence ATGTCATCCAAGAAACTTTCTCGACGACAATTCGTAGCTGCCACCGCACTGTCATCTGCGGCGCTGATATCGGCGCCGTATATCCGAACCGCCAATGCCGCCGGCAAACTCAACATCGGTTTCTGGGATCATTGGGTGCCCGGCGCCAACAAGGCCAGCACGGAGCTCGTCAATCAGTGGGCCGAGAAGGAGAAGGTCGAGGTTACGATCGATTACATCCCGAGCCAGGGCAGCAAGAACACGTTGACCATCGCCGCCGAAGCGGCGGCGAAATCCGGCCATGACATCCTCGCCATGCCGACATGGTGGCCTCACGCACATGCCGAACAGCTCGAGCCCATGAACGATGTCGTCGAAGCGCTCATCAAGCAGAACGGCGAAGTCAACGGCACCGTCAAATACCTCGGCAAGGCCGGTGACAAGTGGCTGGCCGTGCCGGCCTGCGTCGGCAGCCAGATCAAGGGGCCCTGCTCGCGCATCGATCTGATGAAGCAGCACGCCGGCATCGACGTCCAGGCAATGTATCCGGCCGGCGCGCCGCCGAAAGCCGACGCCTGGACCACGGATGCATTCCTGAAGGCGGCCGAGGCCTGCCAAAAGGGCGGCGTTCCCTTCGGTATCGGTCTCGGCGAGACCAGCGACTCCGTCGATACCGTCGGCGCGTTCTTCCTCTCCTTCGGGGCTGAAGTCGTCGACGTCAAAGGCAACGTCGTGGTGAAGAACGACAACGTTCGGCAGGTCCTCGAATTTTACAAGAAACTGATGGCCTTCCTGCCGTCGGACGCGCCGGCGTGGGACGACGGTTCCAACAACCGGTGGCTGGTTTCGGGCAAAGGGGCGCTGATCATGAACCCGCCGAGTGCATGGGCGGTGGCCAAGCGCGACGCGCCGAAGATTGCGGAGCAATGCTGGACCCATGGTTTCCCGGTCGGTCCCAAGGGCCGCTTCGCCCCGTTCCTTCCGTACTTCTGGGGCGTCTGGAGCTTCTCCAAGAACAAGGAGGCGGCCAAGAGCGTGCTGATGCATCTGTCGCAGCCGGCCGCGGTGGAAAAAATGGTGGCGGCGAGCGGCGGCTACGACCTGCCGGCGTTCGAGAAGCTCACGACCCTGAAGACCTGGGCGGAGGAAGGACCGCCGAAGGGGACGCTCTACCACTATCCGAATCCGCACAAGCATCAGTTGCTTTCGATCTCGGCATCGCCGGCCCCGCCGAAGATCGCCCAGCAGATCTACACGCGGGCGACCCTGACCAAGATGTGCGTGCGCTTCTATCAGGGCGAGCCGATGGAGAAGACGCTGGCCTGGGCGGAAGGCGAGCTCGAAGGCTTTATGCGGAGCTGA